A window of Carassius auratus strain Wakin unplaced genomic scaffold, ASM336829v1 scaf_tig00000254, whole genome shotgun sequence genomic DNA:
GAGGTCAAAGTTAGTCTATAGAAAAGACGTCTGTACTgttctcacatttttttttttgtttttgtttttttttttgtgacaaataAACAGTGATAAAACACTTTATGAATGTGTtggtaatttttacatttttgagtgtaaaatgtatacttttaaatgATAACATATTTAGATGTAAGGTTAGCATGTGCAGGAGGATTTATTatcgaaaataaataaagacatttccTATTTTAGTTGTTATagcacaaaatattaaaagaggGGTAAGATGTTACCTATTGCAGTAAGAAGCCtcctaaataaacatttacagaaTGTATGAATGGCTTTTGATATAATTCttattctaatatttaaatatatatatttttaaatgtcattaatataaaatacCAAATCTACTATTctatataaaatgttgttttgacaATTTAGTTATTGAAAGATAAAATTATTCTAAAACTTATATACAGGCCAATGGAAATGTACATGTttatttgtcaatattttatttaaagatatgTTAACTGGAACACTATGAATGCAAATGTAATGATTTCACTCAGTTTTGAcctatttgttttaaagaaagtgAAGATGTCTGAAATGTACATCTATGGAAATATCACATAACCCCATTAATTGCAATaagtattcagtaaaaaaaaaaaaaaaaaaaacaccagtaaTAACATGCCATTTGAGCCTTCTGTACCAATTCTCGGGAGTCCATCTTTCCCAAaaactttttacttcaaaatgaaaaatataacttttacCCCACAAATAATAACACGGACGTGTCCACagatctctctttttcttttttttaaactcgATATTCAACATTACACAACGTCAAAACTGTTTCAATTGACTGAATATAACGGATGTTGCTTTCAAATGAAAAGACAAGATTAAAAACATTGTGTATTCATTATTGTTGAGATTATATTTTCTGCCAGCTATGGTCAAGAGAAAAAGTAGGTTTAGGTGTGTGGTTCATCTTACCCCGCTCAACCCTACAATTAATCCAGTAAAGCTGGAGGGTGACAAATGCTGTAAAACGTTAAGAAATTAAACCTTCAACAGTGTgctagaaattatttatttgaataatgaaCGTCAGCGCGCGGTCTTTATTGAGACCTTCACCTCAGTCTTCTGTTGCCATCTGCTGATAACAATTAGAAGTATACGTATTTAATGTCTCAATAAAGCAATAAGTAAATACAACTATTAGCACAAATCTCAGTTtgtatttccattaaaaaaatagttcCTCCAAATTgtaacaaatgtttaattttacaatctgtaaaaaaaaaaaaaaaaaaaaaaaaaaaaaaaaacttaccttaTTAGACAGGCTCATAGTACGATTAGCTGCATAGTGCCCTCCAGTGgccaaaataatcattattattaacatacaGGTGTACTGATAAACAAAACACACTTTAAACTCGTTTAAATGCTTTCAAATAAACATAAGATTTATTTCTCCTACATGATATTGAAAACTGGGAGCACCATATGCTTAAAATTTAAACGAATCAGACGAAGTGACATCATCACATGGGCTTATGATTGAATATTTAGATGGTCTATAAATACACCAAAATAATTTGGCCCAGCAAAAATTCCAGTATCCCCATAATATCACAATAAACTGTATATTTGTGCCTAGACATTAGCTCTTCCATTAAAATCTCTTCACAGGTACCCTTATTTAGACACACATGTCCATCTTCCATCACAACACCTTCATAAGCATCTCATTATCAAATATTAATCAACATACTGCTGCTTTCCTCACAACGCACAACAGCATTCACTGCAAACAGTGAATCCACAATATCTCAGAATCAGAAAAAGAGCTTTGGTCATTTCATAAACAAACTACATTGCAAACTATGCAGATTATTGAAATGCCACTGGCCTGAAGTCACAGTTGTTTCTGATATTTTGCAACTTCTATTGCATATCAACTGAGTTCACCAGCAATAAACACACATCAGAGTGTCAATCATAATAATATGTACTGAGAATGGTGGAAAAAGCCATGCATGCACATGTCTGACATTCACAATCACCCTTTTGGATTACATGGAAAAAGGAAGATGTGACTGAAATCAGATCTGAGGGCTGTGCTGTGCTACGGAGTTATGCTGGCTCTATCTGACGCAAAGGAGTTTTTCCAGAGACCTCCTCCCTCTTGTGTCTGCGCAGATATCGTATGGCAGAGATTGCACTGACGTTCGCGAGGAGAgctgaataaaacaaatcaaacaatacAGATATACGTCATTAAGGATTACTATCAATTGATTTACAAAACCAATCTTTCATATAAATCCAAATTTTGATGCGACTGAGAGCTTTTTTACTAGAGAAAAGGCTTAGTCTGCACATTTCTTCTTTGAAAAGcataacatttgaaataaatgctgtcaaAACGTAACCAAATGACTAAATTAAGGACTCACTTTATTAACCCTAACcaggaaaataaaaacacataccaGCTTTCCAGGTGTCTGCTCCTGAACCAGTTGATTTTAGCACCCACGAGGCAAAAGCAATACAAACCAAGCACATGTCTGCCTGTTTAAGAGGCAAGAATGTAGCATCCAACCCTAGAAAAGATGCACCAAAATCAGAACAACAGTACAGTATCATTtaatagtaaaaaacaaaacaaaacaaaaaacaccccTAACTACCTGTACACATTAACATATTCAAATCCTAATTGGGCTCCTGaaatcaataataattaaataaaaatgaaagatataaactattatttcaacattaaaaaaaaaaaacagagtaaaacattaatattctaaaatattattacaattttaaacagccattttgtatttgaatatattttaaaattgagttTATTCAtgcgatggcaaagctgaattttcagcggcCATTATTCCAGTCTACAGTGtgaaatgatccttcagaaataattctaatgtgTTGATTTGATGCTAGaaacatttgtaattattatcaGTGCCGACAACagctgtgctgattaatatttttgtggaaacagtgatatatttttgtatttgaattctatgatgaatagaaagtgcaaaacagcatttaattgaaacatttgtaagtcactctttagtgacacttttgatcaatttaatgtatccttgctgagtATTTATTCTTATATATCAATAagtgttaacaaaaacatttgttcaattctaatatttttaataaaatcatatatCAGTAGGCAGTTAGTGATTTAACAGTGAATTGATAATCTATGGCTGAATCCCAAATGATAATAAGTGACAGATGAAGTGATGATGGTAAGTGTCCTGATGTTCCTGGAGTTTCCTCTATTTTTACTTGGACTTTaaattgaaacatgttctttaaTTCTGGCACATGGCCGATTTGAGAACTTGCCCAGCAGGACTAATTTGCACGTACTACCATTCCATCAGCCCGGGCATGGCTCTACATGTGACTAGATACTCTTAGTCAACAGCTATTGACAGAAAAGAGGTGAAAgctgattaaaatgaaaactatttagGGAAACCaatgtattttcttattttagaCTTAAGTCTAAAGGGAACAAAAAATAACCCTTCAAGAAAGTGTTTGTTTGCAATTTGCAGTTTCAGTGTCTATGTGCAAAATACTGCATGGTAGAGGTTCTTACTTGGATCAGCAACAACTGTCTGCATCTCCACACACTTCTTCTGTTGTTCAGCCAGCTGCTGGAAGATACGGTTCTCCAGCTTGAGGAGCAAGGAATCTGGGAAGGGGCTCCCATCAGGGCTCATAGCATTGATAGGTTGAATGATTCCTTTGGGAAATGTCTTCACAGGGACAAGATCCCCAGAACCTGCGTTCCCTTTGGGGACTGTAAAACCTGTGCGTCGAACTTTTCTAAGTGACAGAGGGTTCGTCCAGAGGAAGTCGCTCTCATCTTCAGACAAGAAGTGCTCGTACATGTCAATAGGATCATGGTTGGGAGACTTGTAGTCATACCGTGTCACTACCTTGATTGCCGCATTGTCAttctcatcatcttcatcagaaTTCCCAGGAGAATCAGGGAAGAAATAGTCATATGCCTCTGGGAACTGAAGGTATCTGTTAGCCGAGCGGGAGCAGGAAAATATGGGAACCATTTTATCACCACCTGATTCTTCCACaattggaaaacaaacaaaacttccAGAATCAAACTCTGAGAAAAAATGGTCATAGGTCTCAGGCAATGAGGTGCCGGTGCCATCAAGGTATGAGGCGGCTATGTTATCTGCACGAGATGCACAACGTTCAGGCTCATCCTCACCAAAGAAATACTGAATTATTTCAGAAAATGCTATTCCGCTGCTTTctgtttcttcttcatcatcagaaAAGATCTTTGAGCCTGAAGTGTTCACATGGTAAAAAGGATCCATCAAATCGTCTTCTACCTCTGAATGGAGTGAATGCATCGAGGCATTTCTCAGGATTTGTCTGACTGGTTGAGTATCTAGAGCTTGCAGATTCTGCACAGACATGTTCTTACACATTCTTCTGAAGCACTGCTGTGAATTTGCTGGGTAGAGATGGTCAGGAAGAGCCGCTTCAGAACTTATGTGCACCATTTCATCACCCACAATCACTGGATCTGGACCGTTCTCCCACATCGGACCACAAGAGCTAGGAAACTCACTCATCTCGTCTTCTTGCTTAGAAGGAAATGGGTTTTGAAGCTGTGCAAGGTCTTCATCCAGGTCAGATATGTAAGACATGTCTCCACTTAAGCGCTCTGGCTTAGAGTCATCAGGTTGAGTAAAGTATCCCGAGTCTGCAGCATCTGTAATGTCTGCTATGTTACCATCCTCGGGCTGGGTCAAAACGCTGGGGTGCTGGGCATTACTGATCAACCGCAGGCGCAGTATGTCATTGATGGTTAGCTTCTCCATTTCATTCCAGAAGGAGGAGATAGCAAACACAGGACATGGAAGTTGATTTGAAGCATCAAGAGAAACACTCTCTAGATCTTCGGTTCCACTTTTCAACTCACCGGAGGAAGTGTCCTTAATTTCAGCAGACATAATTTGAGGCAACTCTGAAACATCTTGAGTAGGATCTTCAGTGAGCGTTCCTTCTGTAGGACCACAAGATATGATGGACTTTTCACAAAAAAGCTGTTCACTACTATTCCTGGCTGATACAGCAACTTCACTATCACGAATGTCTCTCTTATTTTCTGATTCATCTAAATTACTTGGCTTTATTGACGAGGCATTCGCAATTATTACCTCACTAGTTTTATTTCCACTTTTGATAAGACCTTCACCTTCACCTGCTCCATGATTAATATTATCAGACACATAATAATTTGTCTCACTTACAGGCATATTCGTGTTTATTTCAATGGTTTCAGAAGTCAAATGGCTTTGAGATTCTGAAATGTTCTGATGAATACATGCTTTCCATTTTTGAGAAGCCTCCTGTGAACAAGTAAAGGTTTCTGGAACGTTTCCATCTGAAGAAGATTCTGCTCTATCAGTGTTGTCAGAAGACAAGCTTCGTTCTTCGGTAGCTGAAATCTCTGCTATATTACTACTGTTTGgaattgtttgttcattttttaatggAGAATAGTCAACCTCATTTCCTAAACAGGATAAATCTTTGTCCTCTGTCAATTTAAAAGATGCCGTAGAGGAAGAAGACTTCGTTAAATCAAGAGCATTGGAAACGCTAGGAGATAATGAGGATTTCCTCTGACATCCTGCATCAGAATTATCACTTAGAGGTGCTGATAAGGTCTCTTTAATACCATTCCTGCTCTCTTTTAAGTGCACGGCAGGATCAAATTGAAGGGATTCGGTTATATATAATCCACTTTCTTTTGCATTCAGAACTTTATCTATCTGGGGTAATAATGACAGCTCACAAATCTTTGCTTTTAATTGTCCATTGTTTATAAGGGATGTATCATGCATGCTTCTGGAAATAGTATTTAAGCTTATGCGTCCAACTTCCGGCTTCGGAAGTGTGGTGCCTATATTACTGGTAAAAGATACTGGCAAGCtgtttgaaaacttaaaatcagcTGAGGCCTCCAAGTCAAATGTGTTTCTTAGCTGTAAATGATCAGTATTATGTGCATTTGAAGGTGTTTTAATTCTTTGAAATGATAGTTGCTCTGTCTTCCAGACATTTGCAGGAAGGTTGCATATCTCTTCCCGCTGAATAAATCTCTCTTCCTCTGATTCACTTTGCTGGTAGTGGATCGGAGCCTCATGTCCTTGTTCTACTGGTTCAACACTcattctctttttcttcctcctctttcttctGGAAGGTGACACTGGGATCTGACCGATTGGTGAATCTTTCGAGTCAGAGCTACTTATAGCATCCAGATGAGCAATGTTTTGTCTTGCTAGATATGGGTCAATCACATCTTTCCTATTAAGCACTACCATCTTCTCTTTGTCAGGTGGCTTTGTTTCAGTTGTGAGCTCTAGATCTTTGCTGAGACCGCTACATCTTCCCTGTTTCTCTTGCTTCATTTGTACTGTAATTAGGGGTGTTGTCAATAGCTTCCTTCCAATGATTAGCTCTGTGTCAGACTTTGATTCACCTTCTTGTGCATTAGCGGGTGTGATCTCTAATGACTTTTCTGAGACTATATCGCCCCAGGTATGAGCCACACCATGTTTAGTTATTTCTCCTCTAAGATTGGCCTCATTTCGGCCAGATGGGCCTGTGTCTGCCGACAGAATATCCTGCTTATCAATCAAACCCTCCAGATGACCTGTCTTCTCACTTCCACGAATGATAACGTGGCTTTGTTCCAAGGGCTGTTGATTTTCTGTGACACTTTTTAACTGCTCAAAGAATAGATTGACAGTCTGAAGGTGCAAGTCTTCCTCACTGCCAGAGAGAACCTGCTCTGGACTACGTATTCCATACTTGCTGAGGTAATTAGACACAGGTGACGCCTCACAGTCCGGCGGGCCATCAATCTGAAGGTCTGGATCAGGGTCTATGGATGCTGTACCTACGGCCGGGGTCCTGTTTAGAAGGAAGCAGCCCATCTCATCAATGTCACTCATACCCGAGTCCTCTCGGCTGGCGAGCACTGGAGAGAGCAGGTCACAGTTCTCACACTCCTGAAAAAAACAGTCCCAGTCTTGGTCGGAGATGTGCACACTGTATTCAAAGTCATCCATCGTGAATGGATGATCAATTCTGAATCTACAAATGAAAAAAGAATTAATCAATGAATGACATGAATAAAtagtgtggcaaaaaaaaaaaaaaaaaaaattacacaaaaaagagaaaatgctaaaattgagatgtttttatctgctTTATAAGAATGGCACAAGCAGTGTCATTTGGCACTTATTTTTAAACTTATTCTGAAAAACAGATGTTTCAACCACAAATCGTGAAACAACATACTTGAATCAGTTTTTTCAGAAGCAAAGTGCTCTAAAGCTCAATAACAttgaataaactaaaactgcagtTATttcaagctttatttttttttgcattacaatttactacttctttttttaatgagtCCATCTTTTTTACTATCAAAGTAAATCATGCATACAATCAAACATaactctttgaaaaaaaaaaataataatacaaattttcaTCTCTCTGGTAAAACTGCATGGGGAAACAAGTATGCAGAATCCACTGCTtttgttcacatttatttttgttgggTGTGAACAATAATATAAATCTAATATTAAACTCACAAAAATCTGTACAGTACCTGTTCAATGGTGTGAAAGTGCAAAAGTTCCAGAGCAGTTAGCCTGTCACACTACTTCAGTAGCCTGAAGCATAGTAAATGCCCTTTGAAGTGTGTCCTTCTGAGTAAGAGTGGTACACCACAGGCCCTAtgatttgctataaatagaacggTGTTACACATCACGTAATACACGCAGCACTTTCTGTCTCACTCTCTGACACCTTCCACCAGCCCACCAAACAAATATGTACAAAGTGAACACCATAGACTCTTAGTTGGCAAGGCTGTTACAAAATCTGCtagagtatttattattatagtttgcaGCACTGCAGA
This region includes:
- the perm1a gene encoding uncharacterized protein perm1a, producing the protein MDDFEYSVHISDQDWDCFFQECENCDLLSPVLASREDSGMSDIDEMGCFLLNRTPAVGTASIDPDPDLQIDGPPDCEASPVSNYLSKYGIRSPEQVLSGSEEDLHLQTVNLFFEQLKSVTENQQPLEQSHVIIRGSEKTGHLEGLIDKQDILSADTGPSGRNEANLRGEITKHGVAHTWGDIVSEKSLEITPANAQEGESKSDTELIIGRKLLTTPLITVQMKQEKQGRCSGLSKDLELTTETKPPDKEKMVVLNRKDVIDPYLARQNIAHLDAISSSDSKDSPIGQIPVSPSRRKRRKKKRMSVEPVEQGHEAPIHYQQSESEEERFIQREEICNLPANVWKTEQLSFQRIKTPSNAHNTDHLQLRNTFDLEASADFKFSNSLPVSFTSNIGTTLPKPEVGRISLNTISRSMHDTSLINNGQLKAKICELSLLPQIDKVLNAKESGLYITESLQFDPAVHLKESRNGIKETLSAPLSDNSDAGCQRKSSLSPSVSNALDLTKSSSSTASFKLTEDKDLSCLGNEVDYSPLKNEQTIPNSSNIAEISATEERSLSSDNTDRAESSSDGNVPETFTCSQEASQKWKACIHQNISESQSHLTSETIEINTNMPVSETNYYVSDNINHGAGEGEGLIKSGNKTSEVIIANASSIKPSNLDESENKRDIRDSEVAVSARNSSEQLFCEKSIISCGPTEGTLTEDPTQDVSELPQIMSAEIKDTSSGELKSGTEDLESVSLDASNQLPCPVFAISSFWNEMEKLTINDILRLRLISNAQHPSVLTQPEDGNIADITDAADSGYFTQPDDSKPERLSGDMSYISDLDEDLAQLQNPFPSKQEDEMSEFPSSCGPMWENGPDPVIVGDEMVHISSEAALPDHLYPANSQQCFRRMCKNMSVQNLQALDTQPVRQILRNASMHSLHSEVEDDLMDPFYHVNTSGSKIFSDDEEETESSGIAFSEIIQYFFGEDEPERCASRADNIAASYLDGTGTSLPETYDHFFSEFDSGSFVCFPIVEESGGDKMVPIFSCSRSANRYLQFPEAYDYFFPDSPGNSDEDDENDNAAIKVVTRYDYKSPNHDPIDMYEHFLSEDESDFLWTNPLSLRKVRRTGFTVPKGNAGSGDLVPVKTFPKGIIQPINAMSPDGSPFPDSLLLKLENRIFQQLAEQQKKCVEMQTVVADPRLDATFLPLKQADMCLVCIAFASWVLKSTGSGADTWKAALLANVSAISAIRYLRRHKREEVSGKTPLRQIEPA